The proteins below come from a single Ochotona princeps isolate mOchPri1 chromosome 6, mOchPri1.hap1, whole genome shotgun sequence genomic window:
- the RHOV gene encoding rho-related GTP-binding protein RhoV encodes MPPRELSEAEPPPLRAPTPPPRRRSATPELGIKCVLVGDGAVGKSSLIVSYTCNGYPARYRPTALDTFSVQVLVDGSPVRIELWDTAGQEDFDRLRSLCYPDTDVFLACFSVVQPSSFQNIAEKWLPEIRTHNPQAPVLLVGTQADLRDDVNVLIELDQGGREGPVPQPQAQGLAEKIRACCYLECSALTQKNLKEVFDSAILSAIEHKARLEKKLNAKGVRTLSRCRWKKFFCFV; translated from the exons ATGCCGCCGCGGGAGCTGAGCGAGGCCGAGCCGCCCCCTCTCCGGGCCCCGACCCCTCCTCCGCGGCGGCGCAGCGCGACCCCGGAGCTGGGCATCAAGTGCGTGCTAGTGGGCGACGGTGCGGTGGGCAAGAGTAGCCTCATTGTCAGCTACACCTGCAATGGGTACCCCGCGCGCTACCGACCCACGGCGCTGGACACTTTCTCCG TGCAAGTCCTAGTGGATGGCTCCCCGGTGCGCATTGAGCTCTGGGACACGGCGGGACAG GAGGACTTTGACCGGCTGCGCTCGCTCTGTTACCCGGACACCGACGTCTTCCTGGCCTGCTTCAGCGTGGTGCAGCCCAGCTCCTTCCAGAACATTGCCGAAAAATGGCTGCCGGAAATCCGCACCCACAACCCGCAGGCACCCGTGTTGCTGGTGGGAACCCAGGCTGACCTGAGGGACGATGTCAATGTACTGATTGAGCTGGACCAGGGGGGCCGCGAGGGACCCGTCCCCCAGCCGCAGGCTCAGGGCCTGGCTGAGAAGATCCGGGCCTGCTGCTACCTCGAGTGCTCGGCCTTGACCCAAAAGAACCTGAAGGAGGTGTTCGACTCAGCCATCCTCAGTGCCATTGAACACAAGGCCCGGCTGGAGAAGAAGCTCAACGCCAAAGGTGTCCGCACCCTGTCCCGCTGCCGCTGGAAGAAGTTCTTCTGCTTTGTTTGA